Part of the Geoanaerobacter pelophilus genome, TCGTTGAGTTGCCGGATCTGCTGCTCCAGTTCAGTGATCCGTTCCTTTAACTCAACCATTTTGAGTTCCCGGCCGACGAAGAGCTTATTCATTCGTTCCAACTCGGCATACTTTTCCTGCAATTCGATGGTACGCTCCAGCACCCGTCGTTCCAGGTCGTCTTTGAGCCGTTGGAGCTCGTCGCCGGCGAGTTTTCTTTCAGTGATATCGGTGAACATTGCGAAGGAGCCCTGAAACTGATGTTGGTCATCAAGAATCGGGGTAGCAGAAACCAGGGTCCAGACCGCCTCACCGTTTTTACGGCGGAAGCGGCGTTCATAATGCTCTGGTTGCCCATGACGGCGATTGCCCATTCTCAGCAGATGGTTCGGCACGTCCTCGTCGAACATGAAGTCGGCCATTGGCCGGCCGAACATTTCCGCTCCGGTGTAGCCGAGCATTTCGGTCATCCGGGCGTTAACAAAGGTGGTCAGATGATCCGCCCCTAGCGACCAGATTCCCTCGGCGGCCGTGTCCACTATGCGCCGATATTTTCCCTCACTTATGCGCAGCTCTTCCTCGGCCCGGCGCCGCGCCTTCTGCTCTCCAATCTCATCCAGCGCCCGCTCAATTGCCAACGGCAGCTTGTCCAATCGGTCTTTCAGCACATAGTCTGTGGCGCCTAGTTTGAGGAGTTCCACTGCCTTTTCTTCGCCGACGGCGCCGGAAACTACAATGAAGGGCAGGCCGGGAGCGAGGGCATTTACCAGTGACAGCGCCGCCGGCGCCTCAAAACCTGGCAGCAGGTAATCGGCCAGCACAAGATCGTATCCGCCTCTCTGGAGCAACGAGGCAAACTTCAGTTCACTGGCTGCCCAGTCGAGCTGCAGGGAAAAGCCGGCGTCGATCAGCCGCTCCCGGATTAGCTCGGCATCCCGTGGCGAGTCTTCGAGGTGCAGTATCCGCAGAGGTCGCTCTCGCTGCATTTCATTGGTCATTGGAGGTTGCTCCTTTTGGGGGCAGTTCGTTCAGTAAGGCCCAGAAAATACCGAGTTGCTTCACCGCCTCGACAAATTCCGTAAACTTTACCGGTTTGACCACATAGGCGTTGCTCCCCAGTTCATAACTACGGATCAGATCATGCTCCTCCCGCGAGGAGGTCAACATCACCACCGGTATCAGTTTTAAGGCAGGGTCGGAGCGGATGGCCCGCAGCACATCAATGCCATCCAGACGTGGCATTTTGATGTCGAGCACCACCACTGCCGGATTACCAGGCGTGCGCGTTGCGAACCGGCCTTCGCAGCGCAGATATTCCAATGCCTCAACACCGTCCCTGACGTGCGTAACCCGGTTGACCAGATTGTTTTCTGCCAAGGCCTCTAATGTCAGTTCGGCGTCTCTAGGATTGTCTTCCGCCAGCAGAATCGGTTTAAGTTCAGACATCGCTTTCCTCCGTATGTAGCGGCAGAGTGAAATGAAACGTCGCACCACGGTTCAGTTCTGCCTCGGCCCAGACCCGGCCGCCATGCCGGTTAATTATTCGCTGGACAGTGGCCAGGCCGATGCCGGTCCCTTCGAACTCCTCCTGGGTATGTAGACGTTGAAAGACGCCGAAGAGCTTGCCGGCATATTGCATGTCAAACCCCACCCCGTTATCGGTTACCGTAAAGATGTCTTCATCGTTTTCTCTGCTGGAGCTGACCGTTATCCGGGTGGTCTCCCTGGTTCGGGTATATTTAACCGCATTCCCCAGCAGGTTGGCCCACACCTGGCGCAGCAGGGCGAAATCTCCCCGGACCATGGGCAGTTTCTCTATGGCCCACTCAATGGCACGCCCAGCACAGCCCTCCTGTAAGGTGACCAGCGCTTCTTCCATTGCCTTGTTCATGTCCACACGTTCCTGGTGGATCTCAGCGCGACCGGTCCGGGAAAACTGCAGCAGGTCGTCGATCAACACCCCCATCTGACGAGCGGAGGCGGCGATGGTATCTGCGTAATGCAAGCCTTTATCTGTAAGACTGTCGCGGCAGCGCGATACCAGCAGATCCACATACCCGTCGATATGTCTGAGCGGCGCCCGCAGGTCGTGCGACACGGAGTAGCAAAATGCCTCCAGCTCCTGATTGGCAGCTTGCAACTGGGCAGTGCGCTCGGTCACCCGCCGTTCCAGTTCGGCGTTCAATCGGCGAACTTCCTCTTCTGCCAGTTTGCGCTCGGTAATATCGATGTTGGTACCGATCATACGCAGGGGGGTGCCGTTTTCATCTCTGAATGTCTGCGAGTTCGCTTTGATGTAGCGGATGTTGCCATCTGGCAGGACGATGCGAAATTCGGGAGCATACTCGCGCTCGCCGCGCAGGGCGGCCTGAATCTCTCCTTCGGTCTGGGCTTTGTCCAGAGGATGAATGGTGCGGGCCCAGGCGTCGTAAGCGCCACCAAAGTCTTCCCTTTGAATGGCGTAGAGACGATACATCGACTCTTCCCATGCCAGCTCATTTTTAGGGATGTCCCAGTCCCAAACCCCCAGTTGAGCAGCATGGGTGGCCAGGGAAAAACGTTCGTTCATCCGCCTGAGATCCTCTTCGGCCTGCTTCATGTCGCTGATCATTTCGCGCAATTGGCCTGACATGTTGTTGAATGCCTGAACCAGCATGTCCAGTTCGTCATTCCCCTTGAAGAACATCGGTTTCGGCAGAACCAGGGCATCCGTCTGGCCACGGTTCAGCTCGCTGATGTGGTTCTCAAATGTTTCAAGACGTCGCGTTACAATTTGCCGGAAGATAAACAGCATGAAGACTGCTACAAGGGCAATCTGCCCCAACTGAAACAGAAACCTGACATGTGCCTTGGAAAGCAGATCCTTGGATATGTCGTTGTAGTTCACCTGAAGTTGGAGATTTCCCAGCGGAATGATTCTGTCTTCTAAGCGGTAGTTGAGGGCGAAAGACCTCCGAATGGTGGCCTCATCCGGCAGGTTGTTCCCGGTTGACGCCAGGATCTGGCCACCGGACTCAACCTGTGCCTTGGTCACATGGGGGATATTGAGCAGAGAGTTCAACTGGATCTGGAGTTGCCGCATATCCATGACCCACAGGCTCTCATTTATGCCGGGGACGTTGGTCTTTACCAGCTGCCGGAGATCCCGCTCGACTTTGTCAGCCTCCTCATGGGAAGAAACGACATAGAGCCCCATGGTCGAAGCGCCGGCCAGCAGAAGACTTAAAACCAGCACGGATGCGGTCATCCTGTAGGCAATGGAATTGAAGTCCCCCCGGCTCAGCATGAAATTACTCCTGAATGGAAAATGTGTGCAGAGTCTCCGTAACGATTCGTTTGACCGTCCCGTCTTTCTTCATTGCTTTCAGGATCTGGTCCAGTTTCGGGACCAGATCGGCATGGCGTTTGTTCAGATAGGGGTACATCGGTTTTACGATGAGTGGTGGCTGCAAGGCCCTGACCCCTTCAGCTCCGAGCTGCTTGAGAGCATACTCACCCTGTCTGCGATCATAGACTACAATATCGACCTTACCGGTGAGCAGAAGCGGGAACAGGACATGTTCGTCCCTAACCTTGGTGAGCGATTTGACTCCGACGATGTTGTTCTCCAGTATCTTCCAGCCATTGACAATAGCGACGCGATAGGGGACGAGACTTTCCCAGTTGGTGATCCTGATGCTGTCATTCTTGGTAAAGGCCGTGAATTCAAGGGTGGTAATCGCTTCGGGGACTCTGATGAGGTTGGGATACATTTTCTCCATCCCTTCGACCCGTACGAAGTTGCCGTCGTCAATCCCCTGATTGGCATTCTGGAGGGCTCGCTCCGAAGGTAGTTGGACAATTTTCAGGTTCATGCCGAGACGCCTGAAAGCTTCGGTCAGGATTCTGTCACAGGAGCCGGTGGCAGTATCCGTTGAGTTGGGAGGAGCATTGGAGGTGTTGAATATGAGGGTCTGGGAAGCGTTTGAAATATCCGCGGCAGCAGCTATCGACAGCACGATAGTCAAAATAATTACCAGGTATTGCTTGAAATTCCTTGGCTTCGCTATAGCGGGCGCAGTTGCTGCTATAGCAACGGCGCCGGAGAAGGGGAGATGCACCCCCAGAGTCATTCCCTTTGGAATGAAAAAAGAGGTAGATGCCATCATTGGTTATCCTCCTGTTTTTTCGAGCTTCTGGATCCGCTCCTTCAACTCCACCATCCGCAGCTCCCGGCCGACAAATATCCGGTTCATCCGCTGCAATTCGGCGTTCTTGACCTCCAACTCCGCTGTTCTCTGTTTTACCCGCTCTTCGAGCTCTTCGTTCAATTTGCGAATGGACTCTTCCATTTGCTTCCGGTCAGTAATGTCCCGGCCAATGGTCAGGACACCGATAATGTTGCCGAGCGGATCACGTTCTGCGACGAAACGGATGTGATGGGTATGCGCTTCTCCGGAAAAATGAGGCATGTCAATTTCAATCTCGCTTGGTTCACCACTATCAATGACTTTCCAGAGCATATCCTCATAGAGACCGGTTTCCTTGGTGTCATCTTCGTCAGCCTCCCGTGGCGACTTGCCCAGCTTATGGTCAAAATCTTGATGCACGCTCTTTTGCAGCGCAGGGTTGAAATACTTCAGTCGGCACCGCAGGTCGTAGCGGGCAATATTGTCTGGCGAGTTTTCCGCCAGTGACCGGAATTCCCGCTCGCTGGCGGCAAGAGCTTCCTCCATCTGCTTGCGTCCGGTGATATTTCGCGCAACGCCGAGTACGCCGATAACCCGACCGTCTGCGTAGTGGAGCGGGGTCTTGCTTGTTTCCCACAACTCGCGGTGATTGTCGCCGAGGAAGGTTACCCACTCCTCATTGGTCTTTGTTCTCTCCGCGGCAATAGCCTCCCGGTCTTTTTGCTGAAAAAAAGCCGCCTGCGCCGGGTCAAGGTAATCAAAATCAGTTTTTCCGATAAGCTCGGATTCGGAGACATTGAACAGCCGGGCAAAAGAGGTATTGGCAATCAGAAATTTTCCCTCCGGGCTTTTCAGCCAAACCGGGTCAGGGATAGTCTGAACGAGAGACCTAAGCAGCCGGCGCTCGTTTTCCAGTTCGGCGGTTCGCTCCCTGACCTGCTCCTCCAGGTGGTCGTGAGCCTTCTGGAGTGCCTCTTCAGCCTGTTTCAGCTCACGAAAAATGAGATCGAGCGGTTTTTTTAGCCCTGTTACCAAGAGGGCCCGGTAAATCTGGTAAAAGGCTGCCAGCTTGAGGATATGGCCGAGCATGTTGGCAAAACCGTAGACACTCAGATATGCGGTAAATGACAATTCCGATACGATAGTACACAGTATTGACGAGACGATAAGGGTGTAAACCCCTTTACTGAATACTGCCCGGATGTTATGGAAGATCAGCAAGGAGGCGAGCAGGAGAGCAATGATGCCGTATTCGCTGGCTATTTTGAACGGAGTGAGCCCTTTTCCTTCGACGAAGCAGTCTGGGAAGTAACCGGCGTACACTATCGCTGCAATCGTTGCGACGATAAAAAAATATCCTGCTATCAGCAGATATTCGTTGATCTTACGCCGGACGAATAAGGGGGCAATACACAGGGTTAAGGCCTGAAGGAAACGGGCTGCTATCCAGAGTTGTGTCGGCAGGTTGGCGCCCACACTGGGAAACACATTCATCCCTTTGTAGGCCAGGGTATGAAACAGGTCGATCGTGGCAATAAAAGCGTAGCCGATGCCGAGTACTTTGAGACAACCGTTTGACAGGAAATTACGGGCGTTCCAGGTCAGGATGAACAGGGTAAAGCCGATAGCTATTGTGGTTATTTCGACAAGGCTGTGGAACAGCAGGTAACTATGGATGCTTGTCAGGTAGAGCCCCAAAACTATGGCCGCGATGACGCCAATGCAGGAGATTATCTCTGTCCTGCTCCTTTCTTGCGTGGCGCTCTTCAGCTCAAGCTGGATTTGCTCTCCAGGTTTCGTAGTGCCTCCTGCAGCTCGTTTACATGTATTGTTGGCTAAGCACAGTCTTCGCGCCACAGACAGCTTTGCTGGCCGCAGTGTTCTGCCTTGCCGTTATCAAAGCAGGGTTCATTCCCCTCGGCGTGCTGAATCGCCCGAACCAGGTCCGATTTCTTTGCCTTTGCTATTTTAATGCTATGTCCCTTGGCAATCTCTTTGATTTCATCAAGTTTCATGATTTTTTCCCCTTTGCAAAGTATTTAGGCAACAGCGTTTTAATTGTATCGAAACCAGAACGCATTTCAATGGGTTAAATGAAAATAAACTTATAAAACTACCGTTATCCCAGGGTGATAGTCGCCAACCATAATGAGAAGCAGATAGGTCTGTGGCGATTGCCTAATAAATAGACAATTAGGGCGTTGGTTATATGCTCATCACAGAGAGTGTGACTGTAACCGCCTGAAAAATGGTTTGTTGGCTGTTTGGCATATGCCATGCTTAGTAAATATGAAAATTAGTGGATGCAGAAAGATGAGACGATCGGCAAAGGCGCCACCATTCTCGTAATGGGGCGCTTTTCTTTTATTGATGAAAGGTGAGGAACTTATGGCCAGACCAGACTACTACGATGCCCCGGAGTGTGATACCCATCAGGAAAAGGGTGCGCCCAAGTTCTGCAAAAAGTCCGAACCAGGGGAGGGGGCCGAGCGCTCTTGTGCCTATGACGGCGCCAGGGTCGTGCTGATGCCGATCACTGATGTGATACACCTGGTTCACGGCCCGATTGCCTGCGCCGGTAACTCCTGGGACAACCGGGGCGCTCGTTCCTCGGATTCTCAGCTCTACCGCCGCGGCTTCACTACCGAGATGCTGGAAAACGATGTCATCTTCGGTGGCGAAAAAAAG contains:
- a CDS encoding substrate-binding periplasmic protein; translated protein: MMASTSFFIPKGMTLGVHLPFSGAVAIAATAPAIAKPRNFKQYLVIILTIVLSIAAAADISNASQTLIFNTSNAPPNSTDTATGSCDRILTEAFRRLGMNLKIVQLPSERALQNANQGIDDGNFVRVEGMEKMYPNLIRVPEAITTLEFTAFTKNDSIRITNWESLVPYRVAIVNGWKILENNIVGVKSLTKVRDEHVLFPLLLTGKVDIVVYDRRQGEYALKQLGAEGVRALQPPLIVKPMYPYLNKRHADLVPKLDQILKAMKKDGTVKRIVTETLHTFSIQE
- a CDS encoding MASE3 domain-containing protein; its protein translation is MARRLCLANNTCKRAAGGTTKPGEQIQLELKSATQERSRTEIISCIGVIAAIVLGLYLTSIHSYLLFHSLVEITTIAIGFTLFILTWNARNFLSNGCLKVLGIGYAFIATIDLFHTLAYKGMNVFPSVGANLPTQLWIAARFLQALTLCIAPLFVRRKINEYLLIAGYFFIVATIAAIVYAGYFPDCFVEGKGLTPFKIASEYGIIALLLASLLIFHNIRAVFSKGVYTLIVSSILCTIVSELSFTAYLSVYGFANMLGHILKLAAFYQIYRALLVTGLKKPLDLIFRELKQAEEALQKAHDHLEEQVRERTAELENERRLLRSLVQTIPDPVWLKSPEGKFLIANTSFARLFNVSESELIGKTDFDYLDPAQAAFFQQKDREAIAAERTKTNEEWVTFLGDNHRELWETSKTPLHYADGRVIGVLGVARNITGRKQMEEALAASEREFRSLAENSPDNIARYDLRCRLKYFNPALQKSVHQDFDHKLGKSPREADEDDTKETGLYEDMLWKVIDSGEPSEIEIDMPHFSGEAHTHHIRFVAERDPLGNIIGVLTIGRDITDRKQMEESIRKLNEELEERVKQRTAELEVKNAELQRMNRIFVGRELRMVELKERIQKLEKTGG
- a CDS encoding PAS domain S-box protein encodes the protein MTNEMQRERPLRILHLEDSPRDAELIRERLIDAGFSLQLDWAASELKFASLLQRGGYDLVLADYLLPGFEAPAALSLVNALAPGLPFIVVSGAVGEEKAVELLKLGATDYVLKDRLDKLPLAIERALDEIGEQKARRRAEEELRISEGKYRRIVDTAAEGIWSLGADHLTTFVNARMTEMLGYTGAEMFGRPMADFMFDEDVPNHLLRMGNRRHGQPEHYERRFRRKNGEAVWTLVSATPILDDQHQFQGSFAMFTDITERKLAGDELQRLKDDLERRVLERTIELQEKYAELERMNKLFVGRELKMVELKERITELEQQIRQLNERSGS
- a CDS encoding response regulator, translating into MSELKPILLAEDNPRDAELTLEALAENNLVNRVTHVRDGVEALEYLRCEGRFATRTPGNPAVVVLDIKMPRLDGIDVLRAIRSDPALKLIPVVMLTSSREEHDLIRSYELGSNAYVVKPVKFTEFVEAVKQLGIFWALLNELPPKGATSNDQ
- a CDS encoding ATP-binding protein, with amino-acid sequence MLSRGDFNSIAYRMTASVLVLSLLLAGASTMGLYVVSSHEEADKVERDLRQLVKTNVPGINESLWVMDMRQLQIQLNSLLNIPHVTKAQVESGGQILASTGNNLPDEATIRRSFALNYRLEDRIIPLGNLQLQVNYNDISKDLLSKAHVRFLFQLGQIALVAVFMLFIFRQIVTRRLETFENHISELNRGQTDALVLPKPMFFKGNDELDMLVQAFNNMSGQLREMISDMKQAEEDLRRMNERFSLATHAAQLGVWDWDIPKNELAWEESMYRLYAIQREDFGGAYDAWARTIHPLDKAQTEGEIQAALRGEREYAPEFRIVLPDGNIRYIKANSQTFRDENGTPLRMIGTNIDITERKLAEEEVRRLNAELERRVTERTAQLQAANQELEAFCYSVSHDLRAPLRHIDGYVDLLVSRCRDSLTDKGLHYADTIAASARQMGVLIDDLLQFSRTGRAEIHQERVDMNKAMEEALVTLQEGCAGRAIEWAIEKLPMVRGDFALLRQVWANLLGNAVKYTRTRETTRITVSSSRENDEDIFTVTDNGVGFDMQYAGKLFGVFQRLHTQEEFEGTGIGLATVQRIINRHGGRVWAEAELNRGATFHFTLPLHTEESDV
- a CDS encoding SAP domain-containing protein, encoding MKLDEIKEIAKGHSIKIAKAKKSDLVRAIQHAEGNEPCFDNGKAEHCGQQSCLWREDCA